The following proteins are encoded in a genomic region of Acidobacteriota bacterium:
- the rocF gene encoding arginase, whose product MSREICTIGVPMDLGQARRGVDMGPSALRYAGLGDKVRELGYTVRDGGNIEIPVRDTLPEEGGLEFLPSVVAACEAIYQAGQETIAAGNLPLFLGGDHSIAAGTVGAATHHGPVGVVWIDAHGDFNTPESSPSGNIHGMPLAALTGLGHPELVNLGRPGPKVDPADVVLIGIRDLDSQERTMLRDSGAGVYTMREIDQLGIGAVAEEALRRLAHLPKIHVSLDMDSLDPREAPGVGTPVTGGLSYREAHLLMEILASEATIGSIDIVEVNPILDDRNQTATLAVDLLTSLLGKSIF is encoded by the coding sequence ATGTCACGGGAGATCTGCACCATCGGTGTCCCCATGGACCTCGGCCAGGCGCGACGCGGCGTCGACATGGGTCCGAGCGCGCTGCGCTACGCTGGCCTCGGCGACAAGGTTCGGGAGCTCGGCTACACCGTCCGCGACGGCGGCAACATCGAAATCCCGGTTCGCGACACGCTGCCCGAGGAGGGGGGCCTCGAGTTCCTGCCTTCAGTGGTGGCGGCCTGCGAAGCGATCTATCAGGCCGGCCAGGAGACCATCGCCGCCGGCAATTTGCCGCTGTTCCTCGGCGGTGACCACTCGATCGCCGCCGGCACCGTCGGCGCCGCCACCCACCACGGCCCGGTAGGCGTCGTCTGGATCGACGCCCACGGCGACTTCAACACCCCCGAGTCCTCGCCCAGCGGCAACATCCACGGCATGCCCCTGGCCGCCCTCACCGGCCTCGGGCACCCGGAGCTGGTCAACCTCGGGCGGCCCGGACCGAAGGTCGACCCGGCCGACGTGGTGTTGATCGGGATTCGCGATCTCGACTCGCAGGAGCGCACCATGCTGCGCGACAGCGGCGCCGGCGTTTACACCATGCGCGAGATCGATCAGCTCGGCATCGGCGCCGTCGCCGAGGAGGCCCTGCGCCGCCTCGCCCATCTGCCCAAGATCCACGTCAGCCTGGACATGGACAGCCTCGACCCTCGCGAAGCCCCCGGCGTCGGCACCCCGGTGACCGGCGGCCTGAGCTATCGCGAAGCCCATCTGCTGATGGAGATCCTCGCCTCCGAGGCGACCATCGGCTCGATCGACATCGTCGAGGTCAATCCGAT